The nucleotide window ACTTTGTCATTTCTTGCACAGACAGTAACGGATGTCGCTTTGGGAGTAACACAAGCTGGTTTGTCTATGTATCTTAATAGGAGATATGGTAAGTTTCTGCCTCATGTATTTGGACTTACTAAGCTTAGTTGATCGAAAATCTTACGGAAGAAATCTTTTATGCAAAATTTTACAGGGGAGGGCAAGAAAGACAGGGGAGAAACAGAGAAAAACAATAATCTTCCGAAGAACATTAGACTTAGATCAACTATACTTATGAACCTAAGACCGGCTGTCGGAATTCAGGTGATGGAATCCATTCAAATTTTTATCAGCACTTAGGTTTTCTTAGATTATATActtaaagttaattaattaacaagtaGGCTTTAGCTGATATGATGGAGAAAGACACTGAGGCAAAATGGGGGAATTGGATtggttttgttctttttccctTAAAAGTTGCATTACGAGATGATCCGTTAGATTATATCAGAGAAGCTAAGGCAACTATTGATCGAAAGAAGAATTCACTTGAAGCTTTCTACACATTTTCCATTTCAGAAGTAGCACTCAAGATTTTTGGGATTAAGGTAACCAATGTTCATTCTCAAGTCTTGATCCTACACATGAGATCTCTTCATTGTAACATTTGACTCTTTTTTCAGACATCAAGTTCGATATCGCACAGAACTATCACCAATACAACAATGTGCTTTTCTTGTTTGCCGGGTCCTCAAGAAGAAATTTGCTTCTACGGCCACCCTTTGGCTTACATTGCACCCGGTTCTTATGGACAACCTCATGTAAGTGTTTTACTCATACTAATTTCAAgtttgggaaaaaggacaaatataccctcaAACTATCGTacatggtatgcagatacccttcgtcatacttttgggacattggtgcccctgccgtccaaaaattagagtatatatgcccttcactctaacggaagactaaataagGACACGTGccgcaatcttatccgtcgattcgatatttaataaatgtcgggtcggtggataagattataacatgtgtatgtccgttagtgtaaagggtatatatgctctactttttggacgacaggggcaccaatgtcccaaaagtatgatggagggtatctgcatactatttacgatagtttggggatatatttatctttattcCCTTCAAGTTTTTGCTCCCGCtctgagctagcttttggggtgtgagttaggtcCAAGACCTAATTTTACGGATCTTAACAGTTTACACGTAAATGTAAATTTCAGGCATTGATGATTAATTGTCAAAGCTATGTAAACAAGATGACTTTTGTTCTATCAGTCGATGAAAGCGTGATTCCTGATCCACATAAATTCTTGGACGATCTTGTACAATCTCTAAAGTTAATCAAAGATGCTGTGATAGACAGAGGTCTTTGCcatgagtagaaaatattgttTGACAACATAATGTTTAGATTGCACTTCTAGTTTTATGGCTCAAATGTAATTGTTCTATTTTCTTATATGGAAGTATCTTGTTGACAATAATATACACAAGTATAATGTTACTTAACAATGTCATGATAATCATCtatatttaaggcataatacataaatacgATCTTTAACTTGGGCTCATTTATAATTGCATAtgttaaaataatgatattCACTAATAATAGCAAACACCAATTTTATAATTCACTTATccaaatttataattcaaaaagTTAAGTTGTAagactaaattaattattagttatgctttatattttgttacaacaataacataatcattattatctgaAACATGTGGTTTGAGGAAGGTAAGATGTACTAAAACTTTATCTCTATTTATCTTTGTGAGatagaaattttatttcttataaacCCTAAGCACAACAAAAAAGTAAATTCCCACTAAAGATATTTTTGCTAAgctaaaaatagagaaaaaatgcataagtacccccccccccaacctatgcccgaaatcccaaagacacacttatactatactaaggtgctattacccccgaacttataaaataagttcgggaggGGGGAGGGCGGtaattgtaacatctcgcaactaaaaagaactagaaggaagtttaaaatctggaaatagctatttttggaaagtataaggaaatctggaaaattttaagttaaagtgagtttttggtcaacttcaaacgaccataactcctagttcaagatgagttagatgtatttccagatatggttggaaagattttggaacgatctttccaacgccgccaagatTGCGCGaatccgagtttgtatgagtgagataccCCCATTGGAAGCtgggctgttcaaataaggaaatgtccaattcgaattttgaagggtatttcagtcttttccttatccaattaattaaattcgttttagtgaattaattaagggtctaaactgaacctTGTCAGTTTTACGCTTTTGGAAAGAGTTAGCGTTTTagagaagaggaaagaagaggagaaaaaagaaggagaagcaaggaaatcgtcaagttcgtcgagtttagcttgtggatttcgtcggggatgatccctacaaggtatgtgagtctctcatagcattgggttcgttcacccacgtgccaaacatgtttagttcagtgaaattcgtcctaaaagagtttgaaagttgatgtttctgacatgaattcttgaatttgaatcttgttcttgaattgggatgaattgagaagtttctgagTTCATTACGTCGCATTATAGAGTCATTTCGAATTAGGTTCTTAAGTACTTTTGctgggtatctgtatctaaaagtaatttgagaaaaagaaccgagtttgggTGAATTAGGGCTAGAAAActaagaagaaatttcgtcggacGAAATCAGATGGTGGCCGCGCATCGTGTGCCTACTTCCCAGATTTGAAGTTTCAGcttcgcgtcgcggagctgacactaggtgttctgcctcaaaagacaTTTTCGGaaccaaaatttaattcatgcctccgcgtcgcggacccacctttaaatcttgattttcggtcttttctcatgtatagctatctaaaatcactcctaaacaacatgagatctttctaatcacaaatcttaatccttgaatccataatttaattcaaggatcagttaagagtcaagtcaagagcagttaagatcaaagtcaatagaagtcaagagtcaagtaagagaagttcatttcaagttttcataagtcttttacaaacgttttaactttgttttaagacttaagttttgagttcagtaaagagtaaaacttgaatttcatttcttcaaaagtatatgaggactatgtattcccaaagagtttaaaatgttttcacatttaaacaagaaaggaaaccttgatttccaaaaagccttcgggctagttttcataaaagagtAACTGCTTTCATAAtaaagcaagaggggaaactttgatttccaagataacctttgagctaagtttttgagcaataatctcaaatcacagaaaaagtatgtttttaaacataagagttaatattatatttttgggagtagtattgagcatgaTATGGGAATGCGAGTTCacattaactcaagtctccataaactatgtagccatcatgggtagaaaagggtcatactttttagatgaatccttttcgcatagactagtggatccacttagtagttcaggtcctataccacGGCAAGGCATAGGATGGCcctgtaatgaccctaaaggtcaattttggaaattttcataaaatgaccgttttacccctctcgatagttgccccgagtcctaattgttgtattttcgaagttggtttgaaggaaaattgatgaaaaattgagtttttaagagttaaaatttggttaaaagtgctatttcgagtcatttggagtttcgagactcgactcggatttccgtcgattccagcagtgTTAgcatgtcgaaacgggtctatgagaatttatggAGTctaatttggagttaaaacgaagatttgaggtcctaagttgctaaaattgtgaaattttgatcaagagttgactttggtcaacaaatgAGGTTTcagtgctcgaaatggaattacgagggcaccgttggatttaaggggtgattctaagtctagaatgagtcttggttgaatttttagaggccccgagtgtgtttcgagtttttgagcctaaagttagtttcttgatgccttatcggataccgggtcaaggagacctcgaattcaaattccgacgatttcattgagtccgaaatgtcattttcaagctggtagcatatttggtttgtgttcgagAAGTgtcaaatgagttttgggtgaacttttaagcttcttggatgctttgacactatttcaacAAATTGTgacaactaaagggttcattattagttttaagggtcgaaaaattattccgaaggttttgaaattttgagcatgaattataagacttatctgcaaattttggtgcattttcgctaacccgagattggacttttattgcaaataagaaataattgtttaccgagtagaaatgatatttgactgggcaaacgagcatgaaattgagctccgattgaacgagcaggtccgtatcattatttaagacatttacagaaaaagaatcgggtcatttcactatcgtatgaggaaattacggcctttttagtgaaagattaactgctNNNNNNNNNNNNNNNNNNNNNNNNNNNNNNNNNNNNNNNNNNNNNNNNNNNNNNNNNNNNNNNNNNNNNNNNNNNNNNNNNNNNNNNNNNNNNNNNNNNNNNNNNNNNNNNNNNNNNNNNNNNNNNNNNNNNNNNNNNNNNNNNNNNNNNNNNNNNNNNNNNNNNNNNNNNNNNNNNNNNNNNNNNNNNNNNNNNNNNNNNNNNNNNNNNNNNNNNNNNNNNNNNNNNNNNNNNNNNNNNNNNNNNNNNNNNNNNNNNNNNNNNNNNNNNNNNNNNNNNNNNNNNNNNNNNNNNNNNNNNNNNNNNNNNNNNNNNNNNNNNNNNNNNNNNNNNNNNNNNNNNNNNNNNNNNNNNNNNNNNNNNNNNNNNNNNNNNNNNNNNNNNNNNNNNNNNNNNNNNNNNNNNNNNNNNNNNNNNNNNNNNNNNNNNNNNNNNNNNNNNNNNNNNNNNNNNNNNNNNNNNNNNNNNNNNNNNNNNNNNNNNNNNNNNNNNNNNNNNNNNNNNNNNNNNNNNNNNNNNNNNNNNNNNNNNNNNNNNNNNNNNNNNNNNNNNNNNNNNNNNNNNNNNNNNNNNNNNNNNNNNNNNNNNNNNNNNNNNNNNNNNNNNNNNNNNNNNNNNNNNNNNNNNNNNNNNNNNNNNNNNNNNNNNNNNNNNNNNNNNNNNNNNNNNNNNNNNNNNNNNNNNNNNNNNNNNNNNNNNNNNNNNNNNNNNNNNNNNNNNNNNNNNNNNNNNNNNNNNNNNNNNNNNNNNNNNNNNNNNNNNNNNNNNNNNNNNNNNNNNNNNNNNNNNNNNNNNNNNNNNNNNNNNNNNNNNNNNNNNNNNNNNNNNNNNNNNNNNNNNNNNNNNNNNNNNNNNNNNNNNNNNNNNNNNNNNNNNNNNNNNNNNNNNNNNNNNNNNNNNNNNNNNNNNNNNNNNNNNNNNNNNNNNNNNNNNNNNNNNNNNNNNNNNNNNNNNNNNNNNNNNNNNNNNNNNNNNNNNNNNNNNNNNNNNNNNNNNNNNNNNNNNNNNNNNNNNNNNNNNNNNNNNNNNNNNNNNNNNNNNNNNNNNNNNNNNNNNNNNNNNNNNNNNNNNNNNNNNNNNNNNNNNNNNNNNNNNNNNNNNNNNNNNNNNNNNNNNNNNNNNNNNNNNNNNNNNNNNNNNNNNNNNNNNNNNNNNNNNNNNNNNNNNNNNNNNNNNNNNNNNNNNNNNNNNNNNNNNNNNNNNNNNNNNNNNNNNNNNNNNNNNNNNNNNNNNNNNNNNNNNNNNNNNNNNNNNNNNNNNNNNNNNNNNNNNNNNNNNNNNNNNNNNNNNNNNNNNNNNNNNNNNNNNNNNNNNNNNNNNNNNNNNNNNNNNNNNNNNNNNNNNNNNNNNNNNNNNNNNNNNNNNNNNNNNNNNNNNNNNNNNNNNNNNNNNNNNNNNNNNNNNNNNNNNNNNNNNNNNNNNNNNNNNNNNNNNNNNNNNNNNNNNNNNNNNNNNNNNNNNNNNNNNNNNNNNNNNNNNNNNNNNNNNNNNNNNNNNNNNNNNNNNNNNNNNNNNNNNNNNNNNNNNNNNNNNNNNNNNNNNNNNNNNNNNNNNNNNNNNNNNNNNNNNNNNNNNNNNNNNNNNNNNNNNNNNNNNNNNNNNNNNNNNNNNNNNNNNNNNNNNNNNNNNNNNNNNNNNNNNNNNNNNNNNNNNNNNNNNNNNNNNNNNNNNtggattgtatcggtttacccttcttatgtggaatttgatctacttgctcttatttgttgatctgaggttgatgaggatatactgttggttctggctgttgaatatgatctgtttagtataggttggttggtttgctgttAGATTGAAGTTttggtggttcggttgggattgaaaggagttgtttgtagctgctagttttgcttagtttagagttacttgcgagtacctgtggttttcggtactcacccttgcttctacacaattgtgtaagttgacagctctctcagattcgacttagtattttctttagcagattaagcttcgggacatactcgagaggtagcggttcattccagacgtgcccttgagttatctttactttcaattttgttctattcgagaactatactctgagacttgtatatttttattcgaattctgtatttagaggtttgtacatgtgacaaccaaattctgggtagtgttgagttttaattaaagtcttccgcttatttattatcttttattcttgtatttctacttctctaatcattgtggttgggttaggctgacgtgttcggtgggaaatggacacgtgccgtcacatccggatttggggtgtgacaaatggtatcagagccacaggttcataggtctcacgtgtacaagccaagtctaagtagagtcttgaggatcggtacggagacgtctgtacttatcttcgagaggctatggtGACTTTTTAGGAAATGTCTTTATTACTTGATTCTCTATCGTGCGTCCTTGGTCCGATCTAATTCTTATCACTTCACTCTGTTCTCTCTCTCATTATAATGACTCATGGTTGGTCCTGCGTGGGTGCGAGTTTAGATGTCATCGCGTGATTTTAGTGTTAGATATGGTTTTGATGCTGAGGTGATAggcttgtggaaaggaagtgtGATCAGACATGGAATTCCCTTCGAGACGAGTGAGTAAGGTTGTGCCCAAGTGatgtgttttgagtttatggtattggaAGATGAACATTTATTAAGAGACTTCAGGAACGTCTTACTTCTCTGGTCATTTATTCAACAACGAGAATAGTGCTTGTGTAACTTATACGACGGAAGTGGCTAGACAATGAAGAATggtgtaagtaagagaatgactaTGTTGAGAGTGCTGCGACTTTGGAAACTACAATTTGTGAAGTTCGTCATAAGGGAATGGATTGCGTagtatattatgatgatgaagttgcacCAACCAAAATCAGAAGTTCTACGATGGTTTTATAGtgtgggtgtatatcattacagGGTCATTGTACGGCGGCTACGACGGTACTCGCGTTATCTTGGTTAGGGTTATGGGCTATGTTGCTTCTACCATCGATCGGGCTTACGAAATTGTGCATATCATTTTCGGCCGGAGACTGAAGTGCTTTGGTAATGTTTTGCAACTATTTAATGAGTGTAAATGAACAGGTTGTTTGAGTACGACCTTCTCAATGGATCTGATGTTttctagtggtggatttagCGGTTGTTCATGATGTGGTACTAGTGATATATGGAAGCGGAGAAATCTGAGTTGTCAGTTGTTTCACCTAATCGGGTTAGAAGGTTGATGTTGCATTCTCGATTGAGAAATCAAGTGGTTGCTACTATGAACGCTTGAATTAAGCATTAATTATAAGAAAGttatagtggtggatcgagtgaaTCGATCCTGTCTTGTTTCTAGGACAAGGTACGACCCTTGGGTGGTCATGATTATATTGGGAACTAATGActtcatgatgagtcaaaagaaatgggcaacaataagccatggatgaagaaagttttaacaAGTATACTCGTGTAAAGGCAATTAAGGATTTTAGCGAGAAGGTACGATTAAAAAGGAATCGGGTTGGTTTAGTCAAAATGTGGGTTGGCAAGGTAAGAGATGATtggttgtatcaactttttagccattggaaggacttttgcatggtttgagttgtagcagttaaatacttgtgattgtagaagagttcgatgaagtttcatttgagaagtttgacttaAGGTAAAAGGTAATATGCGGTGGATGTTTGGCCAAGAAactataatgataaatgatttacggGAAGAGCAAGAGTTTTGCGCGATGGATATAAGTTAAGAGATGTGAAGAAATAAGACATCACGTGTAGATccttagtttgaagttgaaGATTGTGTAAATTTCTGTTTTTATGTTAGATATGACAATGCAAGGTGGACTGGTTCAGCACAAATGTATGACGTGTTATCAGCTACTTTCTGAACACTTGGTATTGGTGTTGGTGGTAAACGTTGATGTATGAGGAATTCTGCAGTTTTTGAGTTGGTTTGAATTGTTCAGCTTATGGTAGATGGCTTACGAGTGTCCAACCGGAAGGACTTATAGCTCTACATggttattgaggattttgaactgggttgataactctatttatggaattatcCAGACTGTTGTA belongs to Solanum stenotomum isolate F172 chromosome 1, ASM1918654v1, whole genome shotgun sequence and includes:
- the LOC125874211 gene encoding wax ester synthase/diacylglycerol acyltransferase 11-like — protein: MKWVRTKVDLDQHIIVPQIDEQNLQESPDKFVENYIHNLSKTTLDKSKPMWDLHLLNIKTSDAEAVAIFRIHHSLGDGTSLISLLLACTRQTADPNKVPTIHGNKKSLIDSSEHFNKGLRRYVTKIWSFMKLFWNTIVDVLIFMSTTIFLKDTNTPIKGRPGSESNPRRFVYRTVSLDDIKLVKNALNMTVTDVALGVTQAGLSMYLNRRYGEGKKDRGETEKNNNLPKNIRLRSTILMNLRPAVGIQALADMMEKDTEAKWGNWIGFVLFPLKVALRDDPLDYIREAKATIDRKKNSLEAFYTFSISEVALKIFGIKTSSSISHRTITNTTMCFSCLPGPQEEICFYGHPLAYIAPGSYGQPHALMINCQSYVNKMTFVLSVDESVIPDPHKFLDDLVQSLKLIKDAVIDRGLCHE